One Arthrobacter sp. FW306-07-I genomic window carries:
- a CDS encoding histone-like nucleoid-structuring protein Lsr2 codes for MAQKVNIILVDDLDGGSADENVKFGLDGVSYEIDLSAANAAELRSSLERFINAARKASGGRSQRATKASTAGRSHDSAQIRQWARDNGYTVNSRGRIQAEIQEAYQKANS; via the coding sequence ATGGCACAGAAAGTAAACATCATCCTTGTTGATGATCTGGATGGGGGATCCGCAGACGAGAATGTTAAGTTTGGCCTCGACGGGGTCAGCTATGAGATTGACCTGTCGGCAGCCAATGCCGCTGAGCTTCGGTCTTCATTGGAGAGGTTCATCAACGCTGCGCGCAAGGCGTCCGGAGGCCGCAGCCAGCGGGCCACCAAGGCGTCCACCGCGGGCCGCAGCCACGATTCAGCACAAATCCGCCAATGGGCACGGGATAACGGCTACACGGTTAACAGCCGCGGCCGAATTCAGGCCGAAATCCAGGAAGCCTACCAAAAGGCAAATTCGTAG